CGTAGATACCCACACGGATGGGCGAACAAACAACGGAATCGGTCTGCACCGTAGTAAGGGCGTTCAGTTTACCGTCCTCTCGGACTTCCAATCGCTTAAAACTGCCGTTTTCGTCTACACGAGTGCGCAAGGCAGCTCCGACATCTTCAACCGCCTCGGCAACAAAAAGCCCTGTTTTCTGGCGTTTCACCATTGACAGGGCGTTTTCTTTGTACATCGTTGAGAGTATGGTTTGTGATTTGTCGGCGAGAGCGATTGGCTCTGCTATCATAGTTCGCTTTTTCTTGGCGATACTACTTCGGAAGTCCGCTCCTTGATAGGTTGCGGTAATGCAATGGCTTTTGTCTTGGTATGGGATGCCGCTGTCAAGAATGTCTTTGAGCAAAATCCCTCTGTCATAAGGCTGGGTAATGCCCTCGATGTTCGTCCAGTACAACCGTTTTCGTTGCTGTGCCGACACAAGAGCGGAGTTCATAAGGATAGGTTCACAGCCCAATTCATCGGAAATATAGTCACGGATATTATTAGGCATGGAGGCTACATTTTCGTAAAGAAAATACCGTGGCTGTATCTGCCACAGGGCATCTACAAAACGCATAAACAATTTCCAGCCCATGCCGTCCTTGTCAACTTCACGATTAGTCTTAGCGATACTCCAAAAAGTGCAGGGAGAGCCGCCCATAACGAGGTCATAATCCGAATACTGCCGAAAGTCGGCATCCATAACATCGCCGTGGTGAGCGATTGCGGGGTAGTTGTATCTGCTGATTGACCGTGCATACTTATCAATTTCAAATGCCTCGTAATGCGAAACGGCATATCCGGCGCGTTCAAGTGCAACGCGCCCACAGGATATGCCGTCAAAGAGTGATACCACTTTGAGCGGACGATTCAGAAACAGACCTCCTCATCATCCTCGTAGATGAAAAAGCCGTCCTCGTCAAAGTCCATAGGTTTGAAAGGTGTGGCAAGGTCGCTGAAATCGCAGTCCTCGTCTGCATCAGCTTTGTTCGTGAGTTTCAAAAGGCGTAGATAATTGTCACCCGCCTCAATCGTTTCCAAGAGCAGAGCAACACGGATTCGTACATCCTCGCCGTACTTGGCAATAAGGGTATTGGCAAAGTCCACGGTGAGGTAGTAATCCTCTTGGTTCTCGGCGGCAAATAGTTCATTAAGAGCCTCGCCGAATTGGTAGGGGCAGTCTGCCTGTTCTGCTTGCAAAAAGTCAGCAACCATTTCAAGGGGATTGTGGAAGTTGAGCAAAAACGCTATCTCACCCTCGTCAAGACAGAGGGTGTCGCTGGTAAGCTGTGCGTAAGCATCCTTAACAGCGGCAATGCGGTGTGCCTTATCATATATTTCGCCGTGACCCAGCAGATTTAATGCCTCTGCCTCGAAATCGGCGTAGTTTTGCTCGACACGCTGTTGCAAACAAGCGAGAGGGGTGAGCCTTTTGGAGCAATGGATTATAGTCAAAAAACCATCCTTTCCTTATATAAATGAAATAACCCGCATAGAGCGGGCGTTAATGGGCTGAGAAAATGGACTTTGCAAGACTTCCTGTTTTTAGGAGCATGAAACAGAGCAGAGCTGTGTACCCCACAACCGTCCATATCGCAACGTGGATATTCGGAGCGGCGGCGATGTTACCAACCAATACTGCGTAAATCGCAACGCACACCATGATTAAGAAACCTTGAAACGCAACCGCAAGCAAGGCTTTGAGGTAGTTGTTACCTACGCTCGACCATTCACGGTTTACCATTGTTGAGAGGGGGATAGGTGCTACGGAAATCGTCAAATAAATTTCCAGCATACGCCCGACCACTACAATAAAAATGACGATGGACATGATAAACATGGCAAGCCCGATGAGTTGGATTTGTA
This window of the Oscillospiraceae bacterium genome carries:
- a CDS encoding DNA cytosine methyltransferase, whose amino-acid sequence is MVSLFDGISCGRVALERAGYAVSHYEAFEIDKYARSISRYNYPAIAHHGDVMDADFRQYSDYDLVMGGSPCTFWSIAKTNREVDKDGMGWKLFMRFVDALWQIQPRYFLYENVASMPNNIRDYISDELGCEPILMNSALVSAQQRKRLYWTNIEGITQPYDRGILLKDILDSGIPYQDKSHCITATYQGADFRSSIAKKKRTMIAEPIALADKSQTILSTMYKENALSMVKRQKTGLFVAEAVEDVGAALRTRVDENGSFKRLEVREDGKLNALTTVQTDSVVCSPIRVGIYGTGGQGNRIYSVHGKTISMCANGGGKGAKTGLYKINLPDGNYTIRKLSVVEAERCQTLSDNYTAHGVDDNGNTVNISNTQRYKAIGNGWTVDVIAHILSHMTGGDD